The proteins below come from a single Kitasatospora sp. NBC_00315 genomic window:
- the cobM gene encoding precorrin-4 C(11)-methyltransferase, giving the protein MTVYFIGAGPGAADLITVRGARTLARCGVCLYAGSLVPRELLAECPPDARLVDTAQLDLDRIIGEITTAHAAGQDVARLHSGDPSVFSAVAEQMRRLDAAGIPYEVVPGVPAFAAAAAALKRELTVPTVGQTVILTRVAKRATPMPEGEDLATLGRSRALLVLHLATAYVDDVVEELLPHYGADCPAAVVAMASRPDELVLRGTLADIAGQVKAAGVVRTAVILVGRTLGAEQFRDSHLYSAERERPHEPCGA; this is encoded by the coding sequence ATGACCGTCTACTTCATCGGGGCCGGCCCCGGCGCCGCCGACCTGATCACCGTGCGCGGCGCGCGGACCCTGGCGCGGTGCGGCGTCTGCCTGTACGCGGGCAGCCTGGTGCCGCGGGAGCTGCTGGCCGAGTGCCCGCCGGACGCCCGGCTGGTCGACACCGCACAGCTCGACCTGGACCGGATCATCGGCGAGATCACCACCGCCCACGCGGCGGGGCAGGACGTCGCCCGTCTGCACTCGGGCGACCCGTCCGTGTTCAGCGCCGTCGCCGAGCAGATGCGGCGCCTGGACGCGGCCGGCATCCCGTACGAGGTCGTCCCCGGAGTGCCGGCCTTCGCGGCGGCGGCCGCCGCGCTGAAGCGGGAGCTGACCGTGCCGACCGTCGGCCAGACCGTCATCCTCACCCGGGTCGCCAAGCGCGCCACCCCGATGCCCGAGGGCGAGGACCTGGCCACCCTCGGTCGCAGCCGCGCCCTGCTGGTACTGCACCTGGCCACCGCCTACGTGGACGACGTGGTCGAGGAGCTGCTCCCGCACTACGGCGCCGACTGCCCGGCCGCCGTCGTCGCGATGGCCAGCCGCCCCGACGAACTGGTGCTGCGCGGCACCCTCGCCGACATCGCCGGCCAGGTGAAGGCCGCGGGCGTGGTGCGCACCGCCGTGATCCTGGTGGGCCGCACGCTCGGCGCCGAGCAGTTCCGTGACAGCCACCTGTACTCGGCCGAGCGCGAGCGCCCGCACGAGCCCTGCGGCGCCTGA
- a CDS encoding TetR/AcrR family transcriptional regulator, protein MNIHSVARNSDIAQLLLDSAVSLFAERTYEGTQMPAVAQRAGVGVGSIYRYFPSKEALGNAAFQYAKRGLLDRLTAALAPDGGSGEVGGSGGAPSVREEFGRLWLGFTRYAGEHHDAFVFLEHQQHDTFLAPESLALSAEVDGFAREFIERGQRAGEIRDGDARQLVALAIGAFTGLVKHLRPGGIAQLSPEALATAEDAVWDLLHRKATS, encoded by the coding sequence ATGAACATTCATTCCGTGGCCAGGAACTCCGACATCGCCCAGCTGCTCCTCGACAGCGCCGTCTCCCTCTTCGCCGAGCGCACCTACGAGGGCACCCAGATGCCCGCGGTGGCCCAGCGCGCGGGGGTGGGGGTCGGCAGCATCTACCGGTACTTCCCCAGCAAGGAGGCGCTCGGCAACGCCGCCTTCCAGTACGCCAAGCGCGGGCTGCTCGACCGGCTGACCGCCGCCCTCGCCCCGGACGGCGGGAGCGGGGAGGTCGGCGGCAGCGGCGGGGCACCCTCCGTGCGCGAGGAGTTCGGCCGCCTCTGGCTCGGGTTCACCCGGTACGCGGGCGAGCACCACGACGCGTTCGTGTTCCTCGAACACCAGCAGCACGACACCTTCCTCGCCCCGGAGAGCCTGGCGCTCTCCGCCGAGGTCGACGGCTTCGCCCGCGAGTTCATCGAGCGCGGGCAGCGCGCCGGCGAGATCCGCGACGGGGACGCGCGACAGCTGGTCGCCCTCGCGATCGGCGCGTTCACCGGGTTGGTCAAGCACCTGCGCCCCGGCGGCATCGCCCAGCTCTCCCCCGAAGCCCTGGCCACGGCGGAGGACGCCGTCTGGGATCTCCTGCACCGAAAGGCCACGTCATGA
- a CDS encoding LLM class flavin-dependent oxidoreductase: protein MTIERRLHLALSLDGFGAHPAAWRRTSRTPESAFGSGDLHLDAIARAEHGLLDFVTLDDTWPLHAERPGRARGRLEAALVLAVAAARTSRIGLVPTALASRLPGEVADRIATLDHLSAGRAGWRPRVDVTPEQLALVLADQGGPFVVEAFAGADEFVQAVTGFWDSWAPGALVGDRESGRFADQELIRRTDFAGQRVRASGSAAVPRPPQGRPVTAILGHATVPYRLAARHADVAFVTPTDRDGLIAIREELEGLRKEAGRTDGDGRLFADLNVVLAGTQAAAHQRLADLDGLDGEPFSSDATTFAGTPAELADLLEDWFREGGADGFRLRPALLAEDLDAVVEGLVPELRRRGLFRTAYTADTLRGHLGLPAAERSA from the coding sequence ATGACCATCGAACGCCGCCTTCACCTGGCCCTCTCGCTGGACGGCTTCGGGGCCCACCCGGCCGCCTGGCGGCGCACCTCGCGCACCCCCGAGTCGGCCTTCGGCTCCGGCGACCTGCACCTGGACGCCATCGCGCGGGCCGAGCACGGCCTGCTCGACTTCGTCACGCTGGACGACACCTGGCCGCTGCACGCCGAGCGCCCCGGGCGGGCCCGGGGCCGGCTGGAGGCCGCCCTGGTGCTGGCGGTGGCGGCCGCGCGGACCAGCAGGATCGGGCTGGTGCCGACCGCTCTCGCCAGCCGGCTCCCGGGCGAGGTGGCCGACCGGATCGCCACTCTGGACCACCTGAGCGCCGGCCGGGCCGGCTGGCGGCCCCGGGTGGACGTGACACCCGAGCAGTTGGCGCTGGTGCTCGCCGACCAGGGCGGCCCGTTCGTCGTCGAGGCCTTCGCCGGCGCGGACGAGTTCGTCCAGGCGGTTACCGGGTTCTGGGACAGCTGGGCGCCCGGCGCGTTGGTCGGTGACCGGGAGAGCGGGCGGTTCGCCGACCAGGAGCTGATCCGCCGGACGGACTTCGCCGGGCAGCGGGTACGGGCCTCCGGCAGCGCCGCCGTTCCCCGCCCGCCGCAGGGACGGCCGGTCACCGCGATCCTCGGACACGCCACCGTGCCGTACCGACTGGCCGCCCGGCACGCGGACGTCGCGTTCGTCACCCCGACCGACCGGGACGGGCTGATCGCGATCCGCGAGGAGTTGGAGGGGCTCCGCAAGGAGGCCGGGCGCACCGACGGCGACGGCCGCCTGTTCGCCGACCTGAACGTGGTGCTCGCCGGGACGCAGGCGGCGGCGCACCAGCGGCTGGCGGACCTCGACGGGCTCGACGGCGAGCCCTTCAGCAGTGACGCCACCACCTTCGCCGGTACGCCCGCCGAGCTGGCCGATCTGCTGGAGGACTGGTTCCGGGAGGGCGGCGCGGACGGGTTCCGGCTCCGCCCGGCGCTGCTCGCCGAGGACCTCGACGCGGTGGTGGAGGGCCTGGTCCCCGAACTCCGACGACGTGGCCTCTTCCGCACCGCGTATACGGCCGACACGCTCCGCGGGCACCTTGGCCTGCCGGCCGCGGAGCGCTCGGCGTAG
- a CDS encoding cobalt-precorrin-5B (C(1))-methyltransferase, whose protein sequence is MGTSTGGGQGRAGRPDGGTAQAQVAAPGGRAAQLKSSGLRHGWTTGACATAATKAAYTALLTGAFPDPVTITLPKGQQPAFALAVEESTPGGAMAGVVKDAGDDPDVTHGALIRSTVRHGEPGAGVVFRAGPGVGTVTKAGLPLAVGEPAVNPVPRQMMRDAVAEVAAAHGGSGDVLVELSVDHGEEIARSTWNPRLGILGGLSILGTTGIVVPYSCSAWIDSIRRGVDVARAAGRTHVAGCTGSTSEKVAVAVHGLPEDALLDMGDFAGAVLKYLKRHPVPRLTIAGGFAKLSKLAAGHLDLHSARSQVDKGQLAALARTGGAGPELVQAVADANTALEAIQLCRAAGVPLGDLVARAARATALDVLVGSPVVVDVICIDREGAVVGRAEPLGPTTPGGH, encoded by the coding sequence ATGGGTACGTCCACGGGCGGCGGGCAGGGGCGGGCGGGCCGCCCGGACGGCGGGACGGCGCAGGCGCAGGTGGCCGCGCCCGGTGGCCGGGCGGCGCAGTTGAAGAGCAGCGGGCTCCGGCACGGCTGGACGACCGGCGCCTGCGCGACGGCGGCCACCAAGGCCGCCTACACCGCGCTGCTCACCGGCGCCTTCCCGGACCCGGTGACGATCACCCTGCCCAAGGGCCAGCAGCCGGCCTTCGCCCTGGCGGTGGAGGAGTCGACGCCGGGCGGGGCCATGGCGGGCGTGGTGAAGGACGCCGGTGACGACCCGGACGTCACGCACGGCGCGCTGATCCGCTCGACCGTCCGGCACGGCGAGCCCGGAGCCGGTGTGGTGTTCCGGGCCGGGCCGGGGGTGGGAACGGTCACCAAGGCGGGCCTGCCGCTGGCGGTGGGGGAGCCGGCGGTGAACCCGGTGCCCCGCCAGATGATGCGGGACGCCGTCGCCGAGGTGGCGGCGGCCCACGGCGGCAGCGGGGACGTGCTCGTCGAGCTGTCCGTCGACCACGGCGAGGAGATCGCCCGCTCCACCTGGAACCCGCGCCTGGGCATCCTGGGCGGCCTGTCGATCCTCGGTACCACCGGCATCGTCGTGCCGTACTCCTGCTCCGCCTGGATCGACAGCATCCGGCGCGGGGTGGACGTGGCGCGGGCCGCGGGGCGCACGCACGTGGCCGGATGCACCGGCTCGACCTCGGAGAAGGTCGCGGTCGCGGTGCACGGCCTGCCCGAGGACGCCCTGCTGGACATGGGCGACTTCGCGGGCGCCGTCCTGAAGTACCTCAAGCGCCACCCGGTGCCCCGGCTGACCATCGCCGGGGGGTTCGCCAAGCTCTCCAAGCTCGCCGCCGGACACCTCGACCTGCACTCGGCCCGCTCCCAGGTCGACAAGGGCCAGCTGGCCGCCCTGGCCCGTACCGGCGGCGCCGGGCCGGAGCTGGTGCAGGCGGTCGCCGACGCCAACACGGCGCTGGAGGCGATCCAGCTCTGCCGGGCGGCCGGTGTGCCGCTCGGCGACCTGGTCGCGCGGGCAGCCCGGGCCACCGCGCTCGACGTGCTGGTCGGGTCACCGGTCGTCGTCGACGTGATCTGCATCGACCGGGAGGGCGCCGTGGTCGGCCGGGCGGAGCCGCTGGGGCCCACCACCCCGGGCGGTCACTGA
- a CDS encoding precorrin-2 C(20)-methyltransferase — protein MTQPQSTTGGPGRLYGVGLGPGDPSLVTVRAAELIGKADVVAYHSARHGRSIARSIAERYLTDGQIEEQLVYPLTVETTDHPGGYRGAIDEFYEEAAARLAAHLDAGRDVVVLAEGDPLFYGSYQHMHKRLAHRYPTEVVPGVTSVSAAAARLGRALVEAEEVLTILPGTLPEEELAARLASTDSAVIMKLGRTFPAVRRALERAGRLADAQYVERATMDAERTAPLAEVDPDTVPYFSVAVLPSRIGLPAEPAPVAVGAAVEADGADAADGAGSAGRVGEVVVVGLGPAGPLWLTPEARGELAAADDLVGYTTYLDRVPVRAGQRRHGSDNKVESERAEFALDLARQGRRVAVVSSGDPGVFAMATAVLEVACEERYGDVPVRVVPGMTAAHAAASRAGAPLGHDYAVVSLSDRLKPWKVVAERLAAAASADLVLALYNPGSQSRTTQVALARDLLLEHRAPDTPVVMARDVGGPTERVRTVCLADLDPAQVDMRTILLIGSSQTRAVTRGNGTQVVWTPRRYPEV, from the coding sequence GTGACGCAGCCTCAGTCGACGACAGGCGGCCCCGGCCGGCTCTACGGGGTGGGTCTGGGCCCGGGTGACCCGTCGCTGGTCACCGTCCGCGCCGCCGAACTCATCGGCAAGGCCGACGTGGTGGCCTACCACAGTGCCCGGCACGGCCGCTCGATCGCCCGCTCGATCGCCGAGCGCTATCTGACGGACGGTCAGATAGAGGAGCAGTTGGTCTACCCGCTCACGGTCGAGACCACCGACCACCCCGGCGGCTACCGGGGCGCGATCGACGAGTTCTACGAGGAGGCCGCCGCCCGGCTGGCCGCCCACCTGGACGCGGGCCGGGACGTGGTGGTGCTCGCCGAGGGCGACCCGCTCTTCTACGGCTCCTACCAGCACATGCACAAGCGCCTGGCCCACCGCTACCCGACCGAGGTGGTGCCGGGGGTGACCTCCGTCAGCGCCGCCGCGGCCCGGCTCGGGCGGGCGCTGGTGGAGGCCGAGGAGGTGCTGACCATCCTGCCCGGCACGCTGCCGGAGGAGGAGTTGGCGGCCCGCCTGGCGTCCACCGACTCGGCCGTGATCATGAAGCTCGGCCGGACCTTCCCCGCCGTGCGACGGGCTCTGGAGCGGGCCGGCCGGCTGGCGGACGCCCAGTACGTGGAGCGCGCCACCATGGACGCCGAGCGGACGGCCCCGCTGGCCGAGGTCGACCCCGACACCGTCCCGTACTTCTCCGTCGCCGTGCTGCCGAGCCGGATCGGACTGCCCGCCGAACCGGCGCCGGTTGCGGTTGGAGCCGCCGTTGAGGCCGACGGGGCCGATGCGGCCGACGGGGCGGGCAGCGCGGGCAGGGTCGGCGAGGTCGTGGTGGTCGGTCTCGGTCCCGCCGGGCCGCTCTGGCTCACCCCCGAGGCGCGCGGCGAACTCGCCGCCGCCGACGACCTGGTGGGCTACACCACCTACCTCGACCGGGTGCCGGTGCGGGCGGGGCAGCGCCGGCACGGCTCCGACAACAAGGTCGAGTCCGAGCGCGCCGAGTTCGCCCTCGACCTGGCCCGGCAGGGCCGCCGGGTGGCGGTCGTCTCCTCCGGCGACCCGGGCGTCTTCGCGATGGCGACCGCGGTCCTGGAGGTCGCCTGCGAGGAGCGCTACGGCGACGTGCCGGTGCGGGTCGTCCCCGGGATGACGGCCGCGCACGCGGCGGCCTCCCGGGCGGGCGCCCCGCTCGGGCACGACTACGCCGTGGTCTCGCTCTCCGACCGTCTGAAGCCGTGGAAGGTGGTCGCCGAGCGGCTGGCCGCCGCGGCCTCCGCCGACCTCGTCCTCGCGCTCTACAACCCCGGCTCGCAGTCCCGCACCACCCAGGTCGCTCTGGCCCGTGACCTGCTGCTGGAGCACCGCGCCCCCGACACCCCGGTGGTGATGGCCCGCGACGTGGGCGGCCCCACCGAGCGGGTCCGCACCGTGTGCCTGGCGGACCTCGATCCGGCGCAGGTCGACATGCGCACCATCCTGCTCATCGGTTCCTCGCAGACCCGGGCGGTCACGCGCGGCAACGGCACCCAGGTGGTCTGGACGCCCCGCCGCTATCCGGAGGTCTGA
- a CDS encoding precorrin-8X methylmutase, with translation MIEYERDGAAIYRESFATIRAEADLAGLPADVSQVAVRMIHACGMTDLVRDLLWSPNVVADARRALRAGAPILCDVSMVASGVTRKRLPAGNEVLCTLSDPSVPELARKMGNTRSAAAMELWLPRLEGAVVAVGNAPTSLFRLLELIEAGAPRPAAVIGVPVGFIGAAESKQALAEHPSALEHLVVRGRRGGSAMAAAAINAIASEEE, from the coding sequence GTGATCGAGTACGAGAGGGACGGGGCGGCCATCTACCGCGAGTCCTTTGCCACCATCCGGGCCGAGGCCGATCTGGCGGGTCTGCCCGCCGACGTCTCCCAGGTCGCGGTGCGCATGATCCACGCGTGCGGCATGACCGACCTGGTGCGGGACCTGCTCTGGTCCCCGAACGTGGTCGCCGACGCGCGCCGGGCGCTGCGCGCCGGCGCCCCGATCCTGTGTGACGTCTCGATGGTCGCCAGCGGGGTGACCCGCAAGCGGCTGCCCGCCGGCAACGAGGTGCTCTGCACGCTCTCCGACCCCTCCGTCCCCGAGCTGGCGAGGAAGATGGGCAACACCCGCAGCGCCGCCGCGATGGAGCTGTGGCTGCCCCGGCTGGAGGGCGCGGTGGTCGCCGTCGGCAACGCGCCGACCTCGCTCTTCCGGCTGCTGGAGCTGATCGAGGCGGGCGCGCCCCGCCCGGCCGCCGTGATCGGCGTCCCGGTCGGCTTCATCGGCGCCGCCGAGTCCAAGCAGGCCCTGGCCGAACACCCCAGCGCCCTGGAGCATCTGGTGGTCCGGGGCCGCCGTGGCGGCAGTGCCATGGCCGCCGCCGCCATCAACGCGATTGCGAGTGAAGAAGAGTGA
- a CDS encoding cobalt-precorrin-6A reductase: MAVGSGERPRHVLILGGTTEARRLAAELARRADLRVTSSLAGRVAEPRLPVGEVRIGGFGGPAGLAEWLRTHRVDALVDATHPFAEVMSRNAARAAADTGVPLLALRRPGWTPAEGDRWHRVASLAEAADALPALGRRIFLTTGRLGLAAFAHLTDLDFLARSVDAPQPPLPRRTEILLDRGPFTLEGERAVLRAHRIEVLVTKDSGGAATAPKLGAARELGLPVVVVRRPEPPSGVPVAVDVPGAVAWLAGR; encoded by the coding sequence ATGGCCGTCGGCAGCGGCGAACGGCCGCGCCATGTGCTGATCCTCGGCGGCACCACCGAGGCCCGCCGGCTCGCCGCCGAACTCGCCCGGCGCGCGGACCTGCGGGTCACCAGCTCGCTGGCCGGACGGGTGGCCGAGCCCCGGCTGCCCGTCGGCGAGGTGCGGATCGGCGGCTTCGGCGGCCCGGCCGGCCTCGCCGAGTGGCTGCGCACCCACCGGGTGGACGCGCTGGTCGACGCCACCCACCCGTTCGCCGAGGTGATGTCGCGCAACGCCGCCCGCGCGGCGGCCGACACCGGCGTGCCGTTGCTCGCCCTGCGGCGACCCGGCTGGACACCCGCCGAGGGCGACCGCTGGCACCGGGTGGCCTCGCTCGCCGAGGCCGCCGACGCGCTGCCCGCCCTCGGCCGCCGGATCTTCCTCACCACCGGACGCCTCGGCCTGGCCGCCTTCGCCCACCTGACGGACCTCGACTTCCTGGCCCGCTCGGTGGACGCCCCGCAGCCACCGCTCCCGCGCCGCACCGAGATCCTGCTCGACCGGGGGCCGTTCACCCTGGAGGGGGAGCGCGCCGTGCTTCGCGCGCACCGGATCGAGGTGCTGGTCACCAAGGACAGCGGCGGGGCGGCCACCGCCCCCAAGCTCGGCGCGGCCCGCGAGCTCGGCCTGCCGGTCGTCGTCGTCCGCCGCCCCGAGCCCCCCTCGGGTGTGCCGGTGGCCGTGGACGTGCCGGGCGCCGTGGCGTGGCTGGCCGGCCGCTGA
- a CDS encoding catalase gives MSESAVPNTTTNAGIPVASDEHSLTVGRDGPILLHDHYVIEKMAQFNRERVPERVVHAKGSGAYGVFETTEDVSRYTKATLFQPGKRTEMLARFSTVAGEQGSPDTWRDPRGFALKFYTEDGNYDLVGNNTPVFFVRDTIKFQDFIRSQKRRPDNGLRDHDMQWDFWTLSPESAHQVTWLMGDRGIPRSYRHMNGYSSHTYLWINADGERFWVQYHFKTDQGVDFLTQEEADRLAGSDPDLHRQDLYEAIERGDNPSWTLFVQIMPFDAAPDYRFNPFDLTKVWPHGDFPLIKVGRMTLNRNPEDYFVHIEQAAFEPSNVVPGISVSPDKMLLGRIFSYPDTHRYRIGPNYTQLPPNRPHVPVHSYAKDGPMRFEPARVAAPYAPNSKGGPAASPERYDDPAAGWQTSGEMVREAYSLHREDDDWGQAGTMVREVLDDAARDRLVSNIVGHLLAGVSAPVLERAVQYWRNVDKDLGDRVAAGVGKG, from the coding sequence ATGTCCGAGTCAGCGGTCCCGAACACCACCACCAACGCCGGAATCCCGGTGGCGAGTGACGAGCACTCGCTCACGGTGGGCCGGGACGGCCCGATCCTGCTGCACGACCACTACGTGATCGAGAAGATGGCCCAGTTCAACCGGGAGCGCGTGCCGGAGCGGGTGGTGCATGCCAAGGGGTCCGGCGCGTACGGGGTCTTCGAGACCACGGAGGACGTCAGCCGGTACACGAAGGCGACACTCTTCCAGCCCGGCAAGCGCACCGAGATGCTGGCCCGCTTCTCCACCGTCGCCGGTGAGCAGGGCAGCCCGGACACCTGGCGTGACCCGCGCGGCTTCGCGCTGAAGTTCTACACCGAGGACGGCAACTACGACCTGGTGGGCAACAACACGCCGGTCTTCTTCGTCCGCGACACGATCAAGTTCCAGGACTTCATCCGCTCGCAGAAGCGGCGGCCGGACAACGGCCTGCGCGACCACGACATGCAGTGGGACTTCTGGACGCTGTCACCGGAGTCCGCGCACCAGGTCACCTGGCTGATGGGCGACCGGGGCATTCCCAGGTCCTACCGGCACATGAACGGGTACAGCTCGCACACGTACCTGTGGATCAACGCGGACGGCGAGCGGTTCTGGGTGCAGTACCACTTCAAGACCGACCAGGGCGTGGACTTCCTCACCCAGGAGGAGGCCGACCGCCTCGCCGGCTCCGATCCGGACCTGCACCGCCAGGACCTCTACGAGGCGATCGAGCGCGGTGACAACCCGTCCTGGACGCTGTTCGTGCAGATCATGCCCTTCGACGCGGCGCCGGACTACCGGTTCAACCCGTTCGATCTGACCAAGGTGTGGCCGCACGGCGACTTCCCGCTGATCAAGGTCGGCCGGATGACGCTCAACCGCAACCCCGAGGACTACTTCGTCCACATCGAGCAGGCCGCCTTCGAGCCCAGCAACGTGGTGCCGGGCATCAGCGTCTCGCCGGACAAGATGCTGCTCGGCCGGATCTTCTCCTACCCCGACACCCACCGGTACCGGATCGGGCCCAACTACACCCAGCTGCCGCCGAACCGGCCGCACGTCCCGGTGCACTCCTACGCCAAGGACGGCCCGATGCGCTTCGAGCCGGCCCGGGTCGCCGCACCGTACGCCCCCAACTCCAAGGGCGGACCGGCCGCCTCCCCGGAGCGCTACGACGACCCGGCGGCCGGCTGGCAGACCTCGGGCGAGATGGTCCGGGAGGCGTACTCGCTGCACCGGGAGGACGACGACTGGGGCCAGGCGGGCACCATGGTCCGCGAGGTGCTGGACGACGCGGCCCGCGACCGGCTGGTCTCCAACATCGTCGGGCACCTGCTCGCCGGCGTCAGCGCCCCCGTCCTGGAGCGCGCCGTCCAGTACTGGCGCAACGTCGACAAGGATCTCGGCGACCGGGTCGCCGCCGGTGTCGGGAAGGGCTGA
- a CDS encoding SDR family NAD(P)-dependent oxidoreductase, with amino-acid sequence MSHPRTAPKSVLITGCSTGMGRRTALALHRLGHHVHATARRPETLADLAAQGLSTLALDVTDEGSMAAAVARVEAEHGAVDLLINNAAYGLHLPVELATPEEVRRQFDTNVFGLVRMTQLVLPGMRRAGGGRIVNISSMAGRFSPPGGAFYHASKHAVEAISDSLRLEVAPFGVKVVVVQPGPTITEFADTAVNTMHGGAEHSLGDGEDPYGRFRAELADMYANRTFRRRNGAVPAETATKVIVRAATTGRPRARYAIGALARGTMMAKRLLPDVAFDAVMRFNFPVAAGR; translated from the coding sequence ATGAGCCACCCGAGGACCGCCCCGAAGAGCGTCCTGATCACCGGCTGCTCCACGGGCATGGGACGGCGGACGGCGCTCGCTCTGCACCGGCTCGGCCATCACGTCCACGCCACCGCGCGCCGCCCCGAGACGCTGGCCGACCTCGCCGCGCAGGGCCTCTCCACGCTCGCCCTGGACGTCACCGACGAGGGCTCCATGGCGGCGGCCGTCGCCCGGGTCGAGGCCGAGCACGGCGCGGTGGACCTGCTGATCAACAATGCCGCGTACGGACTGCACCTGCCGGTCGAGCTGGCCACCCCCGAGGAGGTGCGCCGGCAGTTCGACACCAACGTCTTCGGGCTGGTCCGGATGACCCAGCTGGTGCTGCCCGGGATGCGCCGGGCGGGCGGCGGGCGGATCGTCAACATCTCCTCCATGGCCGGCCGCTTCTCCCCGCCCGGCGGGGCGTTCTACCACGCCAGCAAGCACGCGGTGGAGGCGATCAGCGACTCGCTGCGGCTGGAGGTCGCCCCGTTCGGCGTGAAGGTGGTGGTGGTCCAACCCGGCCCCACCATCACCGAGTTCGCCGACACCGCGGTGAACACCATGCACGGCGGGGCCGAGCACTCCCTCGGCGACGGCGAGGACCCGTACGGCCGCTTCCGGGCCGAGCTCGCGGACATGTACGCCAACCGGACGTTCCGTCGCCGCAACGGCGCCGTCCCGGCGGAGACCGCGACCAAGGTGATCGTCCGCGCGGCCACCACCGGCCGCCCGCGCGCCCGCTACGCCATCGGCGCGCTGGCCCGCGGCACGATGATGGCCAAGCGGCTGCTGCCGGACGTCGCCTTCGACGCCGTGATGCGTTTCAACTTCCCGGTCGCGGCCGGACGGTAG
- the cbiE gene encoding precorrin-6y C5,15-methyltransferase (decarboxylating) subunit CbiE, with product MATPVPAPAPTGPPITVVGIGADGWPGLADTSRAALRQAQVVIGGPRQLDLLPAEVTAERVRWPSPLRPAVAGVLAAHEGLRICVLASGDPMFFGIGRTLVETVGAERLLVLPHPSSVSYACARLGWPLDATEVVSLVGRPPDSLTRALHPGRRLLVLSADAHTPAAVAALLTARGFGASRLRVLEQLGGPAERRLEGTADGWPHPAGDPLNLIAVECAGGRRGSVVPGLPDDSYESDGQLTKRHVRAATLAVLAPAPGELLWDVGGGSGSIAVEWLRAHRDCRAVSIERDPVRAGRITRNAAALGVPGLRVVTGPAPAALAGLPAPDAVFIGGGLTVPGLLETCWAALAPGGRLVANTVTLESEALLTQWYRRWGGELLRLAVAHAVPVGGFTGWRQAMPVTQWSAVKPPADRSTSRPGEHS from the coding sequence TTGGCCACCCCCGTCCCTGCCCCGGCGCCGACGGGCCCGCCGATCACCGTCGTCGGCATCGGCGCCGACGGCTGGCCGGGCCTGGCCGACACCTCCCGCGCGGCCCTGCGGCAGGCGCAGGTGGTCATCGGCGGCCCTCGGCAACTGGACCTGCTGCCCGCCGAGGTCACCGCCGAGCGCGTCCGGTGGCCCTCCCCGCTGCGTCCCGCCGTCGCCGGGGTGCTCGCCGCGCACGAGGGCCTGCGGATCTGCGTCCTGGCCAGCGGCGACCCGATGTTCTTCGGGATCGGCCGCACCCTCGTCGAGACCGTCGGCGCCGAGCGGCTGCTGGTCCTGCCGCACCCCTCCTCGGTGTCGTACGCCTGCGCCCGGCTCGGCTGGCCGCTGGACGCCACCGAGGTGGTCAGCCTGGTCGGCCGTCCGCCGGACTCCCTCACCCGGGCCCTCCACCCCGGCCGTCGGCTGCTGGTGCTCAGCGCCGACGCGCACACCCCCGCCGCGGTCGCCGCCCTGCTCACCGCCCGCGGGTTCGGTGCCAGCCGGCTGCGGGTCCTGGAACAGCTCGGCGGCCCGGCGGAACGCCGGTTGGAGGGCACCGCCGACGGCTGGCCGCACCCGGCCGGGGATCCGCTCAACCTGATCGCGGTGGAGTGCGCGGGCGGGCGCCGCGGATCGGTGGTGCCCGGCCTGCCCGACGACTCCTACGAGAGCGACGGCCAGCTGACCAAACGCCACGTCCGGGCCGCGACCCTGGCCGTGCTGGCGCCGGCGCCCGGCGAACTGCTCTGGGACGTCGGCGGCGGCTCCGGCTCGATCGCCGTCGAGTGGCTGCGCGCGCACCGCGACTGCCGCGCCGTCAGCATCGAGCGGGATCCGGTCCGCGCCGGACGGATCACCCGCAACGCCGCCGCGCTGGGCGTGCCCGGACTGCGGGTGGTCACCGGCCCGGCGCCCGCCGCACTGGCGGGCCTGCCCGCTCCCGACGCGGTGTTCATCGGCGGCGGGCTCACCGTCCCCGGCCTGCTGGAGACCTGCTGGGCGGCGCTCGCTCCGGGCGGCCGGCTGGTCGCCAACACCGTCACGCTGGAGTCCGAGGCGCTGCTCACCCAGTGGTACCGCCGTTGGGGAGGTGAGCTGCTGCGGCTCGCCGTGGCGCACGCCGTCCCGGTCGGCGGCTTCACCGGCTGGCGCCAGGCGATGCCCGTCACCCAGTGGTCCGCCGTCAAACCGCCGGCCGACCGATCCACCAGCCGTCCGGGAGAGCACTCATGA